Proteins encoded within one genomic window of Zootoca vivipara chromosome 12, rZooViv1.1, whole genome shotgun sequence:
- the GGCT gene encoding gamma-glutamylcyclotransferase isoform X1, with protein METFHCTPTGLGEGLNVRTFGNESLLYFAYGSNLLRERITLRNPSAVFLTLAQLLDYKLAFGSHHGKPSSNWHGSTATIIHSPGDEVWGVVWRMSTTDLPSLDRQEGVEQGLYIPIEVTVRTQEGKALKSRSYQMTDYVLGLPSPHYKKVICMGAKQNGLPVDYQKKLDSIRTNDYAGPVPVFDEIEAALGENEITK; from the exons ATGGAAACTTTTCACTGTACACCAACCGGATTGGGTGAAGGACTGAATGTCCGAACCTTCGGGAATGAAAGCTTATTGTATTTTGCCTATGGTAGTAACTTGTTGCGGGAGAGAATAACGTTAAGAAACCCGTCTGCAGTTTTTCTCACCTTGGCACAGCTACTG GATTACAAACTTGCTTTTGGCTCTCATCATGGCAAGCCCAGTTCTAACTGGCATGGAAGTACAGCAACCATAATCCATAGTCCTGGCGATGAAGTGTGGGGAGTCGTATGGAGAATGAGCACTACCGATTTACCTTCTCTGGATAG ACAAGAGGGAGTTGAACAAGGTCTTTACATCCCAATAGAAGTTACAGTCCGGACTCAAGAAGGGAAAGCACTTAAGAGTCGTAGCTACCAAATGACAGACTATGTCTTAGGCCTTCCTTCCCCGCATTATAAAAAG GTCATTTGTATGGGTGCAAAGCAGAACGGTTTGCCAGTGGACTACCAGAAGAAATTAGACTCTATACGGACGAATGACTATGCAGGACCCGTGCCGGTTTTTGATGAAATTGAAGCTGCCCTCGGCGAAAATGAGATAacgaaataa
- the GGCT gene encoding gamma-glutamylcyclotransferase isoform X2 yields METFHCTPTGLGEGLNVRTFGNESLLYFAYGSNLLRERITLRNPSAVFLTLAQLLDYKLAFGSHHGKPSSNWHGSTATIIHSPGDEVWGVVWRMSTTDLPSLDRQEGVEQGLYIPIEVTVRTQEGKALKSRSYQMTDYVLGLPSPHYKKNQLDLQDL; encoded by the exons ATGGAAACTTTTCACTGTACACCAACCGGATTGGGTGAAGGACTGAATGTCCGAACCTTCGGGAATGAAAGCTTATTGTATTTTGCCTATGGTAGTAACTTGTTGCGGGAGAGAATAACGTTAAGAAACCCGTCTGCAGTTTTTCTCACCTTGGCACAGCTACTG GATTACAAACTTGCTTTTGGCTCTCATCATGGCAAGCCCAGTTCTAACTGGCATGGAAGTACAGCAACCATAATCCATAGTCCTGGCGATGAAGTGTGGGGAGTCGTATGGAGAATGAGCACTACCGATTTACCTTCTCTGGATAG ACAAGAGGGAGTTGAACAAGGTCTTTACATCCCAATAGAAGTTACAGTCCGGACTCAAGAAGGGAAAGCACTTAAGAGTCGTAGCTACCAAATGACAGACTATGTCTTAGGCCTTCCTTCCCCGCATTATAAAAAG AACCAGCTCGACCTGCAAGACCTGTGA